A single Candidatus Hydrogenedens sp. DNA region contains:
- a CDS encoding glycerophosphodiester phosphodiesterase family protein — protein sequence MKRVIGFFIISFVLSIPHFLFADEGKPSLPPPKHGGVYVIAHRGFHQGYPENTLIAYQKAIECDVDFIEVDLRTTADGEIISVHNSKIDDYTDVVKGSISQFTLKELKQIDIGSRVGSEFSDQRIPTFDEILDLCKDKVGLYLDMKSVDPVKVLDKLESYNMKYRVVWYGGRKDLETVKKLCPGCFIMPDPGPEKHLKYVLEMFKPPVIASDFKSCSPTFVEMCHEYGAKVFMDDAGPESWEESLNWGVDGIQTDHPDKLITFLDKRNKKD from the coding sequence ATGAAGCGGGTCATAGGTTTTTTTATTATCAGTTTTGTTTTGAGTATACCTCATTTTCTCTTTGCAGATGAAGGTAAACCATCGCTACCACCTCCGAAACATGGGGGTGTTTATGTGATTGCACATCGCGGTTTTCATCAAGGATATCCCGAAAATACATTGATTGCTTATCAAAAGGCGATTGAGTGTGATGTGGATTTTATTGAAGTTGATTTAAGAACAACAGCAGATGGCGAAATAATAAGTGTTCATAATAGTAAAATAGATGATTACACAGATGTAGTTAAGGGCTCCATTTCACAGTTTACATTAAAAGAATTGAAACAAATAGATATCGGTAGTCGGGTTGGTTCAGAATTTTCAGACCAGCGTATACCCACTTTTGATGAAATATTAGACTTATGTAAAGACAAGGTCGGACTTTACCTTGATATGAAAAGTGTTGACCCTGTCAAGGTTCTGGATAAACTTGAATCATATAATATGAAATATCGGGTTGTTTGGTATGGGGGGAGGAAAGATTTAGAAACGGTAAAAAAACTCTGCCCTGGTTGTTTTATTATGCCTGACCCTGGACCAGAAAAACATTTAAAATATGTGCTGGAAATGTTTAAACCGCCAGTAATAGCATCTGATTTTAAGTCGTGCAGTCCTACGTTTGTGGAAATGTGTCATGAGTATGGAGCCAAAGTTTTTATGGATGATGCTGGTCCTGAATCTTGGGAAGAATCTTTAAATTGGGGTGTCGATGGAATACAAACCGACCATCCTGATAAACTAATCACGTTTTTAGATAAAAGGAATAAAAAGGACTGA